The genomic stretch CTCATTCACCGTTTTCCTTAAAGAATGCAGTGTATTGATAATCGTTCCATCCAAATCAAATATGCAGCACTGGTACATCCTTCTGTCCTCCCTGTTCTTCCCACCGCTTCTGTACACTGCTTAAAAGCCACATGACATCCCGGGAAAGGGCCATGCTCTCTGACACAAGATGTTCCGACACAGCCTTTTCCATATCTTCCACCTCGTATTCCAAAGCCTTTTTGCTGTCGCCGCAGGCAATCTCCTCCCTCCCTCCGTCTGCAGTATAGACAATGGCGGCCCGGTCTGCTCTCG from Anaerotignum faecicola encodes the following:
- a CDS encoding gfo/Idh/MocA family oxidoreductase → RADRAAIVYTADGGREEIACGDSKKALEYEVEDMEKAVSEHLVSESMALSRDVMWLLSSVQKRWEEQGGQKDVPVLHI